A region from the Candidatus Paceibacterota bacterium genome encodes:
- a CDS encoding GatB/YqeY domain-containing protein, translating into MTMQNIQATIKSQLIEAMRAKDAVRTGVIRGLMSAFTNELVAKGLTPQTPLPDEDALRVIERAAKQRKDSIQQFIDGGRPELADTEKAELDIIETYLPEMMSQDEIRVVAEAKKAELGITDKSKAGQFTGMLMKELKGKARGDDVKSVVDQLLA; encoded by the coding sequence ATGACAATGCAAAACATCCAAGCAACTATCAAATCACAACTTATTGAGGCAATGCGAGCAAAAGACGCCGTACGAACCGGAGTTATCCGCGGTCTCATGAGTGCATTTACAAACGAGCTTGTAGCAAAAGGATTAACTCCTCAGACTCCCCTTCCTGATGAAGATGCACTTCGTGTTATCGAACGTGCAGCAAAACAAAGAAAAGACTCAATACAACAGTTTATCGACGGTGGACGACCAGAACTTGCTGATACGGAAAAAGCAGAACTCGATATTATCGAAACATACCTCCCTGAGATGATGTCTCAAGATGAGATTCGTGTTGTTGCAGAAGCAAAGAAAGCAGAACTCGGAATTACTGATAAATCAAAGGCAGGGCAATTTACAGGAATGCTCATGAAAGAGCTAAAAGGAAAAGCTCGAGGAGACGACGTGAAATCTGTCGTAGACCAACTGCTTGCATAA
- a CDS encoding YibE/F family protein — MRKILHISVFSLIFLLAPFLTSGVVNAGDAVLVQDSFEHRKGEVVRILEERTETIADTPVTARIQTIEVRLLDGENVGKVITFENDRLIVEVGQKIYLTHTISQFEGNEYWSIAEPYRLPWLVFFTVLFIAAVLFFGGMQGLRGLITLAGSLLLIVYVLFPGVLAGYSPVLVSVAVSAIIIIVGSYVTHGISKMTTSAVLGMVLTVVAVGFLTAFSVDVTSLSGFDSDEAVYLNFNTGGIIDFQGLLLGGILIGLLGALYDVAIGQSLAVEELHRIGPHVPRNVIYARAIRMGREHIGALVNTLAIAYAGASLPLLLLISTSESSLGFTLNREVFATEVVRTMLGGIGLVLAVPLTTLIAVWLLIKMPVGPKNSETVKKEIASVEAASEQHSHVHAHGGHAH; from the coding sequence ATGAGAAAAATTCTTCATATTTCAGTATTCTCACTAATATTTTTATTAGCACCCTTCCTCACTTCTGGTGTCGTAAACGCAGGTGATGCTGTTCTGGTCCAAGACTCTTTTGAGCACCGTAAAGGGGAAGTGGTACGGATTCTTGAAGAACGAACTGAAACCATTGCTGATACTCCTGTAACTGCAAGAATTCAAACTATTGAAGTGAGGTTGTTAGATGGAGAGAATGTTGGAAAAGTAATTACGTTTGAAAACGATCGCTTAATTGTAGAAGTTGGACAGAAAATATATCTCACACATACGATAAGTCAGTTTGAAGGAAATGAATACTGGTCTATCGCTGAACCGTATCGTCTGCCATGGCTTGTATTCTTTACAGTTCTCTTTATAGCAGCAGTACTCTTTTTTGGCGGAATGCAAGGGTTACGAGGACTGATCACACTTGCTGGAAGCTTGCTCTTGATTGTGTACGTGTTGTTCCCAGGAGTACTTGCTGGATATTCACCTGTGTTGGTGAGTGTAGCCGTCTCAGCAATTATTATCATCGTCGGATCATATGTGACACATGGGATAAGTAAGATGACAACATCAGCAGTGTTAGGAATGGTGCTTACGGTCGTTGCTGTTGGGTTTCTCACTGCGTTTAGCGTAGATGTTACTTCGCTTTCAGGATTTGATTCTGATGAAGCGGTGTATCTAAACTTTAATACCGGAGGCATTATTGATTTCCAAGGGCTACTTCTTGGTGGAATATTGATTGGTCTCCTTGGAGCTCTCTATGATGTTGCAATTGGACAGTCTCTTGCTGTTGAAGAGTTGCATCGAATTGGTCCTCACGTTCCACGTAACGTAATTTATGCGCGAGCAATACGTATGGGACGAGAACACATTGGTGCGCTCGTTAACACACTCGCCATTGCGTATGCCGGTGCGTCGCTTCCGCTATTGTTACTCATCTCAACTTCAGAGTCGTCCCTCGGATTTACACTTAACAGGGAAGTATTTGCAACGGAAGTAGTACGAACAATGCTAGGCGGTATTGGTCTTGTGCTTGCTGTACCACTTACAACGCTTATCGCTGTGTGGCTACTCATTAAAATGCCAGTAGGACCAAAAAATTCAGAGACGGTAAAGAAAGAAATCGCGTCAGTTGAAGCTGCTTCTGAACAACATTCGCATGTGCATGCACACGGAGGACACGCACACTAG
- the murF gene encoding UDP-N-acetylmuramoyl-tripeptide--D-alanyl-D-alanine ligase encodes MKEYFKRVVTQILSKESAILLKRKKPKIIAVTGNVGKTSAKDAIYAVISTKYHARKSDKSFNSEIGVPLTILGLPNAWANPIGWLWNIIVGFKIAFFSNEYPEIIVVEVGADHPGDIKNIGTWLTPDVTVITHIPEIPVHVEFFPDAASLAAEKIELAKALKSGGTLIVDADSIFSMSAKDVMAENQKLITYGKKSGADIQLLGSKPMYAESSSGKQKTKFPIGEEARFVAGGGMGTEYTLTLPGTIGTHRSFSGLAAIAVAQTFDISLVDAIKALATTTPSRGRMRLIDGIKDSVIIDDTYNSSPIAVQEALQALKSVHAEGKKIVVLGDMMELGAHSPGAHYAVGEKVARAAHVLVTVGIRAREIARGALEHGMAETHIFQYEDSKKAGKFVETIIEAGDVVLIKGSQSMRMERAVLEVMDQPEQASELLVRQDSVWKSKE; translated from the coding sequence ATGAAAGAATACTTTAAGCGCGTTGTCACCCAGATACTATCTAAAGAGTCAGCAATTCTTCTTAAGAGAAAGAAGCCTAAGATAATTGCAGTAACCGGTAATGTTGGAAAGACATCTGCAAAAGACGCAATTTATGCGGTGATTTCAACAAAGTATCACGCACGAAAAAGCGATAAGAGTTTCAACTCAGAAATTGGAGTACCACTCACTATTTTGGGACTTCCAAATGCATGGGCAAATCCTATTGGGTGGCTGTGGAATATTATCGTGGGCTTCAAGATCGCTTTCTTTTCTAATGAATATCCTGAAATCATTGTCGTTGAGGTTGGTGCAGATCATCCAGGGGATATTAAAAATATTGGTACATGGCTCACACCTGATGTGACTGTCATTACTCACATTCCTGAAATTCCCGTACACGTTGAATTCTTTCCAGACGCTGCGTCACTTGCAGCTGAGAAAATTGAACTTGCAAAAGCACTTAAATCTGGCGGAACCCTCATTGTTGACGCGGACAGTATATTTTCAATGTCAGCAAAAGATGTAATGGCTGAAAACCAAAAGCTCATTACCTATGGAAAAAAATCAGGCGCAGATATTCAACTCCTAGGATCAAAGCCAATGTACGCAGAAAGTAGCAGTGGAAAGCAAAAAACAAAGTTTCCTATCGGTGAAGAGGCGCGCTTTGTAGCCGGAGGTGGAATGGGAACCGAGTACACACTGACACTCCCAGGAACAATCGGAACACACCGATCATTTTCAGGACTTGCTGCTATTGCGGTCGCGCAGACATTTGACATTTCTCTTGTTGATGCAATAAAGGCGCTCGCTACAACAACACCCAGTCGTGGACGTATGCGTCTTATCGATGGCATTAAAGATTCTGTAATTATCGATGACACATATAACTCATCACCGATTGCTGTCCAAGAAGCGCTACAAGCTTTGAAATCAGTCCATGCAGAAGGAAAGAAGATTGTTGTGCTTGGTGACATGATGGAGCTCGGTGCGCACTCGCCCGGAGCTCACTATGCAGTTGGTGAAAAAGTTGCACGTGCTGCACATGTACTTGTTACGGTTGGAATTAGAGCGCGAGAAATTGCACGAGGAGCACTTGAGCACGGAATGGCAGAGACACACATTTTTCAGTATGAAGATTCTAAGAAAGCGGGGAAGTTTGTAGAAACTATCATTGAAGCAGGTGATGTTGTACTCATAAAAGGCTCTCAAAGTATGCGTATGGAGCGAGCAGTCCTAGAAGTCATGGATCAACCAGAACAGGCGAGTGAGTTACTTGTGCGGCAAGATTCAGTCTGGAAAAGCAAGGAATAA